A single genomic interval of Malania oleifera isolate guangnan ecotype guangnan chromosome 11, ASM2987363v1, whole genome shotgun sequence harbors:
- the LOC131143478 gene encoding pentatricopeptide repeat-containing protein At5g39980, chloroplastic, which yields MYTFSMSSTLMQLHYSTTPSVSSAIIYFNPNSCNICIPCNKPRKRRCISIVLRVYVPSTRDVWRRSPDKTTTSSPISHQHAQQYHRRRQIVHLDHDVDMDGLLAAISQTANEQELFSVMGPYKGRRLSIRFMVSVLSREPDWQRSLALLDWINEEALYAPTVFAYNVVIRNVLRAKQWQLARGLFDEMRQRGLSPDRFTYSMLITHFGKEGMFDSAISWLQKMEQDHVSGDLVLYSNLIELSRKLCDYTKAISIFSRLKQLGISPDLVAYNSMINVFGKARHFQEARLLLHEMRSAGIPPDTVSYSTLLSMYVENQKFVDALSVFAEMNEVKCPLDLTTCNIMLHVYGQLDMAKEADRLFWSMRKMEIEPNVISYNTLLRVYGEAELFGEAIHLFRLMQRKGIEQNVVTYNTMIRIYGKTLEHEKAANLVKDMQNRGIKPNSITYSMVISIWCNAGKLDQAAMLFQKLRSSGVEIDQVLYQTMIVAYERAGLVGHAKRLLHELKRPHNIPRETAITILARAGRIEEATWVFRQAFDAGEVKDVSVYGCMIDLFSRNRKHANVIEVFEKMRGAGYFPDSNVLVLVLNAYGKLRETEKADFVYREMQEEGCVFSDEVHFQMLSLHGARKNFEKVESLFERLDADLNINKKELHLVLAGIYERANRLTDASNIINNMRDRGILRS from the coding sequence ATGTACACATTCTCAATGTCCTCGACGTTAATGCAACTTCATTATTCCACAACTCCTTCGGTATCTTCCGCAATAATCTATTTCAATCCCAACTCATGCAACATCTGCATACCCTGCAACAAGCCCAGAAAACGCAGATGCATTTCCATAGTCCTCAGGGTCTATGTTCCTTCAACCAGAGATGTCTGGAGAAGAAGTCCCGACAAGACAACGACGTCGTCCCCAATTTCTCACCAACATGCCCAGCAATATCACAGAAGACGGCAAATTGTGCATTTGGATCATGATGTGGACATGGACGGCCTCTTGGCGGCCATAAGCCAGACAGCGAACGAGCAAGAGCTGTTCTCTGTAATGGGCCCCTACAAAGGCAGGAGACTCTCCATTCGTTTCATGGTTTCCGTTCTTTCGCGGGAGCCCGATTGGCAGCGTTCGCTTGCTCTTCTTGATTGGATCAATGAGGAGGCTCTGTATGCTCCTACTGTGTTTGCCTACAATGTTGTTATCCGCAATGTGTTGCGTGCGAAGCAGTGGCAACTTGCACGAGGCCTGTTCGACGAAATGCGGCAGAGAGGTCTCTCGCCTGATAGGTTCACCTACTCGATGCTAATTACCCATTTTGGCAAAGAAGGTATGTTTGACTCTGCCATCTCTTGGCTTCAGAAAATGGAGCAGGACCATGTGTCCGGTGACCTTGTTCTGTACAGTAACTTGATTGAGCTTTCACGCAAATTATGTGATTACACAAAAGCAATATCAATATTTTCGAGATTGAAGCAGTTGGGTATTTCACCAGATCTTGTGGCTTATAATTCAATGATTAATGTGTTTGGGAAAGCTAGGCATTTCCAGGAGGCTCGGCTTCTCCTTCACGAGATGAGGTCTGCAGGTATTCCACCTGATACAGTAAGTTATTCAACACTTCTAAGTATGTACGTTGAGAACCAAAAATTTGTTGACGCGTTGTCTGTGTTTGCCGAGATGAATGAGGTCAAGTGCCCGCTTGATCTGACAACCTGCAATATTATGCTTCACGTGTATGGCCAGCTCGATATGGCCAAGGAGGCAGACAGATTGTTTTGGAGCATGAGGAAAATGGAAATTGAGCCCAATGTGATAAGTTACAATACCCTTCTAAGGGTTTATGGGGAGGCTGAGCTTTTCGGGGAAGCCATCCATCTTTTTCGTTTGATGCAGAGGAAGGGCATTGAGCAGAATGTTGTTACTTACAACACCATGATTAGGATTTATGGGAAAACTCTTGAGCATGAGAAGGCTGCAAATCTAGTGAAAGATATGCAGAATAGAGGAATTAAACCAAATTCCATTACATATTCAATGGTAATATCTATATGGTGTAATGCGGGGAAATTAGATCAAGCAGCGATGCTGTTCCAGAAGCTGAGGAGCTCTGGCGTTGAGATTGATCAAGTTCTTTATCAGACAATGATTGTGGCTTATGAGAGGGCAGGTCTGGTTGGACATGCCAAGCGCTTGCTCCATGAGCTCAAGCGGCCACATAATATCCCCAGGGAAACTGCCATAACAATTCTTGCTAGAGCTGGCCGGATAGAAGAGGCCACTTGGGTCTTCCGTCAAGCTTTTGATGCAGGAGAGGTGAAGGATGTATCTGTGTATGGGTGCATGATTGATCTTTTTTCTAGGAATAGAAAACATGCAAATGTCATTGAGGTGTTTGAGAAGATGAGAGGAGCAGGTTATTTTCCAGATTCCAATGTGCTCGTTCTTGTCTTAAATGCATATGGAAAGTTGCGGGAAACCGAAAAAGCAGATTTTGTGTATAGGGAGATGCAGGAAGAGGGATGTGTATTTTCTGATGAAGTTCACTTTCAGATGCTAAGTCTACATGGTGCAAGAAAGAACTTTGAGAAGGTAGAGTCACTGTTTGAGAGGCTTGATGCTGATCTCAACATTAACAAGAAAGAGTTGCATCTTGTTCTTGCTGGCATATATGAAAGAGCAAATAGACTAACTGATGCATCCAATATCATCAATAATATGAGGGATAGAGGAATTTTGAGATCATGA